The proteins below come from a single Kitasatospora sp. NBC_00315 genomic window:
- a CDS encoding RNA polymerase sigma factor, which translates to MTAPAFEDLLRGLTPQVLGTLVRRYARFEGCEDAVQEAVLAATLQWPAEGVPDNPRGWLVTVASRRLIDRMRSDRARRERESLTAEELVPEGVPDTDDTLALLFLCCHPTLTAASQTALTLRAVGGLTTAEIARAFLVPEATMAARISRAKQRIRAAGSSFALPRGAEREERLRVVLHVLYLIFNEGYTASSGGELQRSDLAHEAIRLARTVHTQLPEDGEVSGLLALMLLTHARRDARTTAAGDLVPLAEQDRAQWDRGLIAEGTALIRASLAGPELGPYQLQAAIAATHADAATAEQTDWRQVHALYLILERIAPNPMVTLNRAIALAETEGPAAGLALLATLDGDERLAGHHRLLSVRAHLLEATGDTAGAYEHYRRAAKATASIAERRHLEARAGRVG; encoded by the coding sequence ATGACGGCACCCGCGTTCGAGGACCTGCTGCGTGGGCTCACGCCGCAGGTCCTCGGCACGTTGGTACGCCGGTACGCCCGGTTCGAAGGGTGTGAGGACGCCGTGCAGGAGGCCGTCCTCGCCGCCACCCTGCAGTGGCCGGCCGAGGGAGTGCCGGACAACCCGCGGGGCTGGTTGGTCACCGTCGCGTCCCGGCGGCTCATCGACCGGATGCGCAGCGACCGAGCCCGCCGCGAGCGGGAGTCGCTGACGGCCGAGGAGCTGGTGCCCGAGGGCGTACCGGACACCGACGACACGCTCGCCCTGCTGTTCCTGTGCTGCCATCCGACCCTGACCGCGGCCTCCCAGACCGCCCTGACGCTGCGGGCGGTCGGCGGCCTGACCACCGCCGAGATCGCCCGCGCCTTCCTGGTGCCGGAGGCCACGATGGCGGCCAGGATCAGCCGGGCCAAGCAGCGCATCAGGGCGGCCGGCAGCTCGTTCGCCCTGCCGCGGGGCGCGGAGCGCGAGGAGCGGCTGCGGGTCGTCCTGCACGTGCTCTACCTGATCTTCAACGAGGGCTACACCGCCTCCTCGGGCGGCGAGCTGCAGCGCTCCGACCTCGCGCACGAGGCGATCCGGCTGGCCAGGACGGTGCACACGCAGCTGCCCGAGGACGGCGAGGTGAGCGGCCTGCTCGCGCTGATGCTGTTGACCCACGCCCGCCGGGACGCGCGGACGACGGCGGCCGGCGACCTGGTGCCACTGGCCGAGCAGGACCGCGCGCAGTGGGACCGCGGGCTGATCGCCGAGGGCACGGCGCTGATCAGGGCGTCGCTGGCGGGCCCGGAACTGGGGCCCTACCAGCTGCAGGCCGCCATCGCCGCCACGCACGCCGACGCGGCCACGGCCGAGCAGACCGACTGGCGGCAGGTGCACGCCCTCTACCTGATCCTGGAGCGCATCGCGCCCAACCCGATGGTGACCCTCAACCGGGCCATCGCGCTGGCCGAGACCGAGGGCCCCGCGGCCGGCCTCGCCCTGCTCGCCACCCTGGACGGGGACGAGCGGTTGGCCGGGCACCACCGGCTGCTCTCCGTCCGGGCACATCTGCTGGAGGCGACCGGCGACACGGCCGGCGCGTACGAGCACTACCGGCGCGCGGCGAAGGCCACGGCGAGCATCGCCGAGCGACGCCACCTGGAGGCCCGGGCCGGCCGCGTGGGGTGA
- a CDS encoding pectate lyase — protein MSKRAIRPRRGRIIALGSAAALAAAATIGGLWANASAAAPAPAAGVYTLANGASGLCLDVPGGSGADGVQLVQGACGSGARAWRLTTAAHGYTLTAAGSGTCVGVREARTGAGAAVQQETCATGSAAQTWTVTAEDGGYRLVNGGSGKCLAVKDGSAASGAPVQQNSCDSAPAKRWTFKAVGATATPPPSPVASPTASAAPTAGATATTPTTGPTATGPTATTDPSAPALAPWPTPTGADVPLTSTQKVATLFDGGGRRFVGKGALGTGGQSESQPAMFELADGAVLRNVVLGDPAADGVHCQGTCTLKNVWWENVGEDAATLKGTSPTQVMTIDGGGARGAADKVFQHNGPGTMIIKNFRVEDFGKLYRSCGNCGTQYTRHVVIDNVLATAPGKKIVGINDNLGDTATITRLTIAGDTGHKITVCQRFTGVTSGEPKESGSGPDTHCRYTSDDVTYRP, from the coding sequence GTGAGCAAGCGAGCCATACGCCCCAGGCGCGGACGAATCATCGCACTCGGCTCTGCCGCCGCCCTGGCGGCCGCAGCCACGATCGGCGGCCTGTGGGCGAACGCGAGCGCGGCCGCCCCCGCCCCGGCGGCGGGGGTCTACACGCTGGCCAACGGCGCGAGCGGCCTGTGCCTCGACGTACCGGGCGGCAGCGGCGCGGACGGCGTCCAGCTCGTGCAGGGCGCCTGCGGCAGCGGTGCACGGGCCTGGCGGCTGACCACCGCAGCCCACGGCTACACGCTGACGGCCGCCGGGAGCGGCACGTGCGTCGGGGTACGCGAGGCGAGGACGGGAGCGGGCGCGGCGGTGCAGCAGGAGACCTGCGCCACCGGCTCGGCCGCGCAGACCTGGACGGTCACGGCCGAGGACGGCGGCTACCGCCTCGTCAACGGCGGCAGCGGCAAGTGCCTGGCGGTCAAGGACGGCTCGGCGGCGTCCGGCGCGCCGGTGCAGCAGAACTCCTGCGACTCGGCGCCCGCCAAGCGATGGACGTTCAAGGCGGTCGGCGCCACCGCGACGCCGCCCCCGAGCCCCGTCGCGAGCCCGACCGCGAGCGCCGCCCCGACAGCCGGCGCCACCGCGACGACACCCACCACGGGGCCGACCGCCACGGGGCCGACCGCCACCACCGACCCGTCCGCGCCGGCGCTCGCGCCGTGGCCCACGCCCACCGGCGCCGACGTACCGCTGACCAGTACGCAGAAGGTCGCCACGCTCTTCGACGGCGGCGGCCGGCGCTTCGTCGGCAAGGGCGCCCTCGGCACCGGCGGCCAGTCCGAGAGCCAGCCCGCCATGTTCGAACTCGCCGACGGCGCCGTCCTGCGGAACGTCGTCCTCGGCGATCCCGCCGCCGACGGAGTGCACTGCCAGGGCACCTGCACGCTGAAGAACGTCTGGTGGGAGAACGTCGGCGAGGACGCCGCCACGCTCAAGGGCACCTCCCCCACCCAGGTGATGACCATCGACGGCGGTGGCGCCCGCGGCGCCGCGGACAAGGTGTTCCAGCACAACGGCCCCGGCACGATGATCATCAAGAACTTCCGGGTCGAGGACTTCGGCAAGCTCTACCGCTCCTGCGGCAACTGCGGCACCCAGTACACCCGCCATGTCGTGATCGACAACGTCCTGGCCACCGCACCGGGCAAGAAGATCGTCGGCATCAACGACAACCTCGGCGACACCGCCACGATCACCCGCCTCACCATCGCCGGCGACACCGGCCACAAGATCACCGTCTGCCAGCGCTTCACCGGTGTCACCAGCGGCGAGCCGAAGGAATCCGGCAGCGGCCCCGACACCCACTGCCGCTACACGTCCGATGATGTGACCTACCGTCCGTAG
- a CDS encoding MFS transporter: MRVNRARLGLVLLMLPTLIVAMDMTALLLALPQLSADLGATDIQQLWISDSYGFMVAGLVITMGTLGDRIGRRRLLLIGAAAFAALSVGAAFAPGPLTLIVARALLGVAGATLAPSTLALITTMFREERERGRAIAIWATCQFTGGALGPVLAGILLRYFWWGSVFLIAVPTMALLLLAGPFLLPEFRSDRAGRLDPTGVGLSLGAVLLTVFGIKQLTVESVPVVPLAALVVGAAVGLLFVRRQLRLETPLLDLRLLRSRPFTAVLVALALAGVAMAGTGLLVTQYLQSVLGYSPVASAVLFAPMGLGVAAGTMAAPALTRWMKRTTAIAGGLAVSALGGLLLVGVRGAIALPLVVIGIAVLALGTGPLFALGTGLVVGSVPPERAGSAASMSETGNHLGGSLGFAVLGLVAATVYRSRTHGTSDSPAGAVAAARRLPPDQGAELLRTAREAFTASLHVTGVVAAVVLAGAAVLILTTRPVTRRNRATRNGPVVRSGPAALSDHEATRS; the protein is encoded by the coding sequence ATGCGAGTCAACCGGGCACGGCTGGGGCTGGTCCTCCTCATGCTGCCGACGCTGATCGTCGCGATGGACATGACGGCGTTGCTGCTCGCGCTCCCGCAGCTGAGCGCCGACCTGGGCGCCACCGACATCCAGCAGCTGTGGATCAGTGACAGCTACGGGTTCATGGTGGCCGGCCTGGTCATCACGATGGGTACGCTCGGCGACCGGATCGGGCGCCGACGGCTGCTGCTGATCGGCGCGGCGGCGTTCGCGGCGCTGTCGGTCGGGGCGGCGTTCGCGCCCGGCCCGTTGACGCTGATCGTCGCGCGGGCACTGCTGGGCGTCGCCGGTGCGACCCTGGCGCCGTCCACACTGGCCCTGATCACCACCATGTTCCGCGAAGAGCGGGAGCGCGGGCGGGCCATCGCGATCTGGGCGACCTGCCAGTTCACCGGCGGAGCCCTCGGGCCCGTACTGGCCGGGATCCTGCTCCGCTACTTCTGGTGGGGCTCGGTGTTCCTGATCGCCGTGCCGACGATGGCGCTGCTGCTGCTCGCCGGGCCGTTCCTGCTGCCGGAGTTCCGCAGTGACCGGGCCGGGCGGCTGGACCCGACCGGTGTCGGACTGTCGCTCGGGGCGGTGCTGCTGACGGTCTTCGGCATCAAGCAGCTGACGGTCGAGAGCGTCCCGGTCGTGCCGCTGGCGGCCCTCGTCGTCGGCGCGGCCGTCGGACTCCTCTTCGTACGCCGGCAGCTCAGGCTGGAGACACCGCTGCTGGACCTGCGGCTGCTCCGCAGCCGCCCGTTCACGGCCGTGCTCGTCGCGCTGGCCCTCGCCGGCGTGGCCATGGCCGGTACGGGTCTGCTGGTGACCCAGTACCTGCAGAGCGTGCTGGGGTACTCGCCGGTCGCGTCGGCGGTGCTGTTCGCGCCGATGGGGCTGGGCGTGGCGGCCGGCACCATGGCCGCGCCGGCGCTGACCCGGTGGATGAAGCGGACCACCGCGATCGCCGGTGGGCTGGCGGTGTCGGCACTGGGCGGCCTGCTGCTGGTCGGTGTCAGGGGTGCGATCGCGCTGCCGCTGGTGGTGATCGGCATCGCCGTACTGGCGCTGGGCACCGGCCCGCTGTTCGCGCTCGGCACCGGGCTGGTCGTCGGATCAGTCCCGCCGGAGCGCGCCGGCTCGGCGGCGTCGATGTCCGAGACCGGTAACCACCTCGGCGGCTCGCTCGGCTTCGCGGTGCTCGGCCTGGTGGCCGCGACGGTCTACCGCAGCCGGACGCACGGCACCTCCGACTCCCCGGCCGGCGCGGTCGCGGCCGCCCGGCGCCTGCCCCCCGACCAGGGCGCGGAGCTGCTGCGCACCGCGCGGGAGGCGTTCACCGCGAGCCTGCACGTCACCGGCGTCGTGGCCGCGGTCGTCCTCGCCGGGGCGGCCGTACTGATCCTGACCACGCGCCCGGTCACGAGGAGGAACCGGGCCACCCGGAACGGTCCGGTGGTCCGCAGCGGCCCGGCCGCCCTGTCCGACCACGAGGCGACCCGCTCGTAG
- a CDS encoding thioesterase II family protein translates to MTTAAHDYDSWIRAFNPVPGAGIRLVCFPHAGGAASFWFPLTRLLPAGVELLAVQYPGRQDRRAEPCIDDIGTLADRTAEVLRRQHPDEPLALFGHSMGAAVAFETARRLERDSGRPVAHLFVSGRRSPGEFRAEYVHLRDDDGLIAELGTLGGTAPELLADPELRDLVLPPVRSDYRAIETYRCPPDATVGCPVTVLTGDADPRVTVAEARRWEDHTTGAFDFEVFEGGHFYLEDHRAGVAGRIGDALERFL, encoded by the coding sequence ATGACCACAGCCGCGCACGACTACGACAGCTGGATCAGGGCGTTCAACCCGGTCCCGGGCGCCGGGATCCGCCTGGTCTGCTTTCCGCACGCGGGAGGTGCGGCGAGCTTCTGGTTCCCGCTGACGCGGCTCCTCCCGGCGGGGGTGGAGCTGCTCGCGGTGCAGTACCCGGGGCGACAGGACCGCCGGGCGGAGCCCTGCATCGACGACATCGGGACGCTGGCCGACCGGACGGCCGAGGTGTTGCGCCGACAGCACCCGGACGAGCCGCTGGCCCTGTTCGGCCACAGCATGGGCGCGGCGGTCGCCTTCGAGACCGCGCGCCGCCTGGAGCGAGACTCCGGCCGTCCGGTCGCCCATCTCTTCGTCTCCGGGCGGCGCTCGCCGGGAGAGTTCCGGGCCGAGTACGTGCACCTGCGGGACGACGACGGGCTGATCGCCGAACTGGGCACGCTGGGCGGCACAGCTCCCGAGCTGCTCGCCGACCCCGAGCTGCGCGACCTGGTCCTGCCGCCGGTGCGCAGCGACTACCGGGCCATCGAGACGTACCGGTGCCCGCCGGACGCGACGGTCGGCTGCCCGGTGACCGTGCTGACCGGCGACGCGGATCCCCGGGTCACCGTCGCGGAGGCACGGCGATGGGAGGACCACACCACCGGCGCCTTCGACTTCGAGGTCTTCGAGGGCGGCCACTTCTACCTGGAGGACCACCGCGCCGGGGTAGCCGGCCGGATCGGTGACGCCCTGGAGCGGTTCCTGTGA
- a CDS encoding TetR/AcrR family transcriptional regulator: protein MAVGRHAATVAESTIPYAPPPPKPLRADARRNRDKILAAALASFAVEGHSVALDEIARRAGVGAGTVHRHFPTKESLFEAVVVTRIQRLTEKARTPAEDDDPVGVLFGFLFDVLDEGAAKKDLVDALIGAGVDVTAVTAPATTGLHRVLGDMLERAQQAGVRRDIGVTDLMALVAATLISAQRGGSDHEVSRRVLTVFCDGLRVGGEDHPA from the coding sequence ATGGCTGTCGGCAGGCACGCGGCGACGGTCGCGGAATCGACCATCCCGTACGCGCCGCCACCGCCCAAGCCCCTGCGTGCCGACGCGCGGCGCAACCGGGACAAGATCCTTGCGGCGGCACTGGCGTCCTTCGCGGTCGAGGGCCACTCCGTCGCACTCGACGAGATCGCCCGCCGCGCCGGCGTGGGCGCAGGGACGGTGCACCGTCACTTCCCCACCAAGGAATCCCTGTTCGAGGCCGTCGTCGTCACCCGCATCCAGCGGCTCACCGAGAAGGCACGCACCCCGGCCGAGGACGATGATCCGGTCGGCGTCCTGTTCGGTTTCCTCTTCGACGTCCTCGACGAAGGCGCGGCCAAGAAGGACCTGGTGGACGCGCTGATCGGCGCCGGTGTCGACGTCACCGCCGTGACCGCACCGGCCACCACGGGGCTGCACCGGGTCCTCGGCGACATGCTCGAACGTGCCCAGCAGGCCGGCGTCCGCCGCGACATCGGCGTCACCGACCTGATGGCGTTGGTGGCCGCCACACTCATCTCCGCCCAACGAGGCGGCTCTGACCACGAGGTGTCCCGGCGCGTCCTCACGGTCTTCTGCGACGGTCTTCGCGTCGGCGGTGAGGACCACCCGGCCTGA
- a CDS encoding cation:proton antiporter, which yields MTSEQILIGVGLLVTLAVGGQVLATWLRIPAIIVLLPLGFAAGAITDDIHPDRILGPAFSPLVSLAVAVILYDAGLGLDLRQLRGDTRRTVHRLVWVGALLTAPIGAFAAAPLLGVSGAAAAMLGVILVVSGPTVVGPLLNFVRPGERLQRILLWEGSLIDAVGGIAGALVFHALISDQRHGLGTGSLQFLASVGVGLLGGAVGAALLWWLLVRMRLGEILGTTTQLAAVIGVAAACDAIRDDTGLIAAIVMGVAVATLPAFELAIRRPFFEALVSLVVAVLFVSISSTVTWAALRPVLLPGLGLVAVLVLVARPLVAWLSTLGTDLSHGERAFLGWMAPRGIVAASTAATFSGELATAGVDGAVKILPATFLVIVATVTLYGLTAAPVARRLGVVRAARSRPLLVGGEPWVVELGRALRSAGLDTLMWAGRTAQRERITAAGLELAQGELMECASGEGAERESVTAVYLLTADDDFNALLSALLQDGEGRSVHRLTPAEPLEHGAVAAPGAGLLFGAGLTGEVLADRFREGARIEARPATAGIPPGHDLLFTVEPDGRLVPAPGPSRSSGAGPVLHVLLGPAGAGARPHRGQTPEAVG from the coding sequence GTGACCTCGGAGCAGATTCTCATCGGCGTGGGCCTGCTCGTGACCCTGGCCGTCGGGGGGCAGGTCCTCGCGACCTGGCTGCGGATCCCGGCGATCATCGTGCTGCTGCCGCTGGGGTTCGCGGCGGGCGCGATCACCGACGACATTCACCCGGACCGCATCCTGGGACCGGCCTTCTCCCCGCTGGTGTCGCTGGCCGTGGCGGTGATCCTCTACGACGCCGGGCTCGGCCTCGACCTGCGGCAACTGCGCGGTGACACCCGCCGGACGGTGCACCGGCTGGTGTGGGTCGGCGCGCTGCTGACCGCCCCGATCGGTGCCTTCGCGGCGGCCCCCCTGCTCGGCGTCTCGGGTGCGGCGGCGGCGATGCTCGGTGTGATCCTCGTGGTCTCCGGGCCGACCGTGGTCGGGCCGCTGCTGAACTTCGTACGGCCGGGTGAGCGGCTCCAGCGGATCCTGCTCTGGGAGGGCTCCCTGATCGACGCGGTCGGCGGCATCGCCGGGGCGCTGGTCTTCCACGCGCTGATCAGCGACCAGAGGCACGGGCTCGGGACGGGCAGCCTGCAGTTCCTCGCCAGCGTCGGTGTCGGGCTGCTCGGCGGCGCGGTCGGCGCGGCCCTGCTCTGGTGGCTGCTGGTGCGGATGCGGCTCGGCGAGATCCTCGGGACGACCACCCAGTTGGCGGCCGTGATCGGGGTCGCCGCCGCCTGTGACGCGATCCGTGACGACACCGGGTTGATCGCGGCGATCGTCATGGGCGTCGCGGTCGCCACCCTGCCGGCCTTCGAACTGGCCATCCGGAGGCCGTTCTTCGAGGCGCTGGTCTCTCTGGTGGTCGCCGTCCTCTTCGTCTCGATCTCCTCGACCGTCACCTGGGCCGCGCTGCGGCCCGTCCTGCTGCCGGGCCTGGGCCTGGTCGCCGTGCTGGTGCTCGTCGCCCGGCCCCTGGTGGCATGGCTCTCCACGCTGGGGACCGACCTCTCCCACGGCGAGCGGGCGTTCCTGGGCTGGATGGCACCGCGCGGCATCGTCGCCGCGTCGACCGCGGCCACCTTCTCGGGCGAACTCGCCACGGCAGGCGTCGACGGCGCCGTCAAGATCCTGCCCGCCACCTTCCTGGTCATCGTCGCCACCGTCACCCTCTACGGACTCACCGCCGCACCGGTGGCCCGGCGGCTGGGCGTGGTGCGCGCCGCGCGCTCCAGACCGCTGCTGGTGGGCGGGGAGCCGTGGGTGGTGGAGCTCGGCCGCGCGCTGCGATCGGCGGGTCTGGACACGCTGATGTGGGCCGGACGCACCGCGCAGCGCGAGCGGATCACCGCGGCGGGCCTGGAGCTGGCGCAGGGCGAGCTGATGGAGTGCGCGAGCGGGGAGGGCGCCGAACGCGAGAGCGTGACCGCCGTCTACCTGCTCACCGCGGACGACGACTTCAACGCGCTGCTCTCGGCCCTCCTGCAGGACGGGGAGGGCCGGTCGGTGCACCGGCTGACCCCGGCCGAGCCGCTGGAGCACGGCGCGGTGGCCGCTCCCGGTGCGGGTCTGCTCTTCGGGGCCGGGCTGACCGGGGAGGTGCTCGCCGACAGGTTCCGCGAAGGCGCCCGGATCGAGGCCCGCCCGGCCACGGCCGGGATCCCGCCCGGACACGACCTCCTGTTCACCGTCGAGCCCGACGGCAGGCTCGTTCCCGCACCCGGGCCGTCCCGGTCGAGCGGCGCCGGGCCCGTCCTCCATGTCCTGCTCGGCCCGGCCGGCGCCGGGGCGCGACCGCACCGGGGCCAGACCCCGGAAGCGGTCGGATAG
- a CDS encoding YciI family protein — translation MQFLISLHINPAVLDALTDEEKAAIGQGHGAFIEEVKKSGELITTQALVDPSQAAVVSVRNGRPVVTDGPFLESKEYLGGFYLIDCEDRERAIELAARIPDAAITGLGVEVRQVMFADGQLEA, via the coding sequence ATGCAGTTCCTGATCAGCCTGCACATCAACCCGGCCGTGCTGGACGCACTGACCGACGAGGAGAAGGCGGCGATCGGCCAGGGCCACGGCGCGTTCATCGAGGAGGTGAAGAAGTCGGGCGAGCTGATCACCACCCAGGCGCTGGTCGATCCGTCGCAGGCCGCCGTGGTGTCCGTGCGCAACGGCCGGCCGGTGGTGACCGACGGGCCCTTCCTGGAGTCCAAGGAGTACCTGGGCGGCTTCTACCTGATCGACTGCGAGGACAGGGAGCGGGCGATCGAGCTGGCGGCGCGGATCCCGGACGCCGCGATCACGGGTCTGGGTGTCGAGGTGCGGCAGGTGATGTTCGCCGACGGACAATTGGAGGCATGA
- a CDS encoding MFS transporter: protein MRNLSATSSGLLLPVLGGMLVASMYSGRLMSSSGRHKAVLTAGGALLSIGSFLLSLLDVDTDSVISSLYMVIFGLGLGLVFQNVMVVTQNSVELKDMGVASGTLTFFRSVGGSFGGSLFAAVFTSRLHTSLDPELSAADLAAVHSNGGRLGSGALQGLSDAARGAYVDAVASATQGMFRRALPFFVIALLVALSLRDKNKQEQPAPAPATSAPKQTEAAS from the coding sequence GTGCGGAACCTCTCGGCCACCAGCAGCGGCCTGCTGCTGCCGGTGCTCGGCGGCATGCTGGTCGCCTCGATGTACAGCGGACGGCTGATGAGCAGCAGTGGCCGTCACAAGGCCGTCCTGACGGCCGGTGGAGCACTGCTCAGCATCGGTTCGTTCCTGCTCTCGCTGCTGGACGTCGACACCGACTCCGTCATCTCCTCGCTCTACATGGTGATCTTCGGGCTCGGCCTGGGCCTGGTGTTCCAGAACGTCATGGTCGTCACCCAGAACAGCGTCGAACTCAAGGACATGGGCGTCGCCAGCGGCACCCTGACCTTCTTCCGCTCGGTCGGCGGCTCCTTCGGGGGGTCGCTCTTCGCGGCCGTCTTCACCAGCCGGCTGCACACCTCGCTCGACCCCGAGCTCTCCGCCGCCGATCTGGCCGCCGTGCACAGCAACGGCGGCCGGCTCGGCTCGGGCGCCCTCCAGGGACTGTCTGACGCCGCCCGCGGCGCGTACGTCGATGCGGTGGCCAGTGCCACTCAGGGCATGTTCCGCCGGGCGCTGCCGTTCTTCGTGATCGCGCTCCTGGTGGCCCTGTCGCTCCGGGACAAGAACAAGCAGGAGCAGCCGGCTCCCGCCCCCGCGACCTCCGCCCCGAAGCAGACGGAGGCCGCGAGCTGA
- a CDS encoding SHOCT domain-containing protein, with the protein MRRRAGRPGLLGTMARTAVVAGTATAVSGSMQRGSAQRSAQQEQAAQAQQQALVDQAAAQVAAQQAQTVAAPVAAGGDDRIDKLAKLAELKANGLLTDEEFAAEKARVLNS; encoded by the coding sequence ATGCGTCGACGCGCAGGAAGGCCCGGCCTGCTGGGCACGATGGCCCGTACCGCCGTGGTGGCGGGAACGGCCACCGCCGTCTCCGGGAGCATGCAGCGCGGTTCGGCCCAGCGCTCCGCCCAGCAGGAGCAGGCCGCCCAGGCCCAGCAACAGGCCCTGGTCGACCAGGCGGCCGCCCAGGTGGCGGCCCAGCAGGCCCAGACCGTCGCGGCGCCCGTCGCGGCGGGTGGCGACGACCGTATCGACAAGCTCGCCAAGCTCGCCGAACTGAAGGCGAACGGCCTGCTGACCGACGAGGAGTTCGCCGCGGAGAAGGCCCGGGTCCTCAACTCCTGA
- a CDS encoding DUF6325 family protein, with the protein MPRGLTADTVGPVDVAVVAFDGNRFSGEVAPALLELQDNGTVRILDLTFVRKERDGSLSVVEVADSEVAAAFDRVTQAEFDLLSDEDLAAAAAGLEPESSALVVVWENTWAARLASALRASHGQVLLLERVPREEVVQAIAALDQED; encoded by the coding sequence GTGCCCAGAGGTCTCACGGCCGACACGGTCGGTCCGGTGGACGTCGCCGTGGTCGCGTTCGACGGCAACCGCTTCAGCGGTGAGGTCGCGCCGGCGCTGCTGGAACTGCAGGACAACGGGACGGTCCGGATCCTCGACCTCACGTTCGTCCGCAAGGAGCGCGACGGTTCGCTCTCCGTGGTGGAGGTCGCCGACTCCGAGGTGGCCGCCGCGTTCGACCGGGTCACCCAGGCCGAGTTCGACCTGCTGAGCGACGAGGACCTCGCCGCTGCCGCCGCCGGGCTCGAACCGGAGTCGTCGGCGTTGGTGGTGGTCTGGGAGAACACCTGGGCCGCCCGGCTGGCGTCGGCGTTGCGTGCCTCCCACGGGCAGGTGCTCCTGCTGGAGCGCGTTCCGCGCGAGGAAGTCGTGCAGGCCATCGCCGCACTCGACCAGGAGGACTGA
- a CDS encoding esterase-like activity of phytase family protein: MVGGVWKAEGGKSVADVVGLTGSVTNGQARLYATGSGSSGTSGTLSTVTDTAGAGATMSGSVTTLATAGSKKAFRGVALAPAGGGTPSPTPSASASATPSSSPSPSPSSSAGTSAPASPSASSSPSSSASTNPLTPVAWPGSSSIATADGSDVFGEDLSGLYQEGGVLWGAQNSGKLWRLVPNGSGSWKPDTANGWTSGKSLKFPGGSGTPDSEGVTLTGAGSAGGVFVASERNGDASGTSRLSVLRYDVSGTASALTATKEWNLTSNLPSVGSNLGFEAVTWVPDGSLTAAAFKDESTGAAYNPSGYGAHTGGVFFLGVEGTGMVYGYVLQDSGTFTRVASISSGMAGVMELQWEPQTSRLWVVCDDTCGGQHRTMKINSSGAFAITAVYNRPGGMPNINNEGFSVAGADECVSGSKPVYWSDDSNTGGHAIRRGTITC, from the coding sequence CTGGTCGGCGGCGTCTGGAAGGCCGAGGGCGGCAAGAGCGTCGCCGACGTCGTGGGCCTCACCGGCTCGGTCACCAACGGCCAGGCCCGCCTGTACGCGACGGGCAGCGGCTCGTCCGGCACCAGCGGCACGCTCTCCACGGTGACCGACACCGCCGGCGCGGGCGCCACCATGTCCGGCTCGGTGACGACGCTGGCCACGGCGGGCTCGAAGAAGGCCTTCCGCGGCGTCGCCCTCGCCCCGGCCGGCGGCGGCACCCCCAGCCCCACCCCGAGCGCCTCGGCGAGCGCCACGCCCAGCAGCTCGCCCAGCCCCTCCCCCAGCAGCAGCGCCGGCACCAGCGCCCCGGCCTCGCCGAGCGCGAGCAGCAGTCCCAGCTCCTCGGCCTCCACCAACCCGCTCACCCCGGTGGCCTGGCCCGGCAGCAGCTCCATCGCCACCGCCGACGGCTCCGACGTCTTCGGCGAGGACCTCAGCGGCCTGTACCAGGAGGGCGGTGTGCTCTGGGGGGCGCAGAACAGCGGCAAGCTGTGGCGTCTGGTCCCGAACGGCTCCGGCAGCTGGAAGCCCGACACCGCCAACGGCTGGACCTCCGGCAAGTCCCTGAAGTTCCCGGGCGGCTCCGGCACCCCGGACAGTGAGGGGGTCACCCTCACCGGCGCGGGCTCGGCGGGCGGCGTGTTCGTCGCGAGCGAGCGCAACGGCGACGCCTCCGGCACCAGCCGGCTGTCCGTGCTGCGCTACGACGTCTCCGGGACGGCCTCCGCACTGACCGCCACGAAGGAGTGGAACCTCACCTCCAACCTGCCGTCCGTCGGGTCCAACCTCGGCTTCGAGGCCGTCACGTGGGTCCCCGACGGCTCCCTGACCGCCGCCGCTTTCAAGGACGAGTCGACCGGCGCGGCCTACAACCCGAGCGGGTACGGCGCGCACACCGGCGGCGTCTTCTTCCTCGGCGTCGAGGGCACCGGCATGGTGTACGGCTACGTGCTGCAGGACTCCGGCACCTTCACCCGGGTCGCCTCGATCAGCAGCGGGATGGCCGGCGTCATGGAGCTGCAGTGGGAGCCGCAGACCTCGCGCCTGTGGGTCGTCTGCGACGACACCTGCGGCGGCCAGCACCGGACGATGAAGATCAACTCCTCCGGCGCCTTCGCGATCACCGCCGTCTACAACCGGCCCGGCGGCATGCCGAACATCAACAACGAGGGCTTCTCGGTGGCCGGCGCCGACGAGTGCGTGAGCGGCTCGAAGCCGGTGTACTGGTCCGACGACAGCAACACCGGCGGCCACGCCATCCGCAGGGGCACCATCACCTGCTGA